In Azospirillaceae bacterium, a genomic segment contains:
- a CDS encoding YggS family pyridoxal phosphate-dependent enzyme produces the protein MTRSSKPPAPPAPAADADVPTRLETVRRVIADAARAVGRDPAAVTLVAVSKVQPVEKIRQALAAGQRVFGENRVQEAKAKWTDLKAEYPDVELHLIGPLQTNKVKDAVTLFDVIQTVDRPRLAEALAAEGKRQGRLPRLLVEVNTGEEPQKAGIAPADLPGFLAACRDVHGLVISGLMAIPPAEEEPAMHFALLSDLARRAGVAEVSMGMSGDYDLAVRMGATHVRVGTALFGERASHAAEPAGTPGES, from the coding sequence ATGACCCGCAGCAGCAAGCCACCCGCCCCGCCCGCCCCCGCCGCCGACGCCGATGTGCCCACCCGGCTGGAAACCGTGCGTCGTGTCATCGCCGACGCCGCCCGGGCCGTGGGCCGCGATCCCGCCGCCGTCACGCTGGTGGCGGTGTCCAAGGTGCAGCCGGTGGAAAAGATCCGCCAGGCCCTGGCCGCCGGCCAGCGGGTGTTCGGTGAGAACCGGGTGCAGGAGGCCAAGGCCAAGTGGACGGACCTGAAGGCCGAATACCCGGACGTTGAACTGCACCTGATCGGCCCGTTGCAGACCAACAAGGTGAAGGACGCGGTCACCCTGTTCGACGTCATCCAGACCGTGGATCGTCCCCGCCTGGCCGAGGCGCTGGCCGCTGAGGGCAAGCGCCAGGGCCGCCTGCCCCGCCTGCTGGTTGAGGTCAACACGGGTGAGGAACCGCAGAAGGCCGGCATCGCCCCCGCCGATTTGCCGGGCTTCCTGGCCGCCTGCCGCGACGTTCACGGGTTGGTGATATCCGGCCTGATGGCCATCCCGCCGGCGGAGGAGGAGCCGGCCATGCACTTCGCCCTGCTGTCCGACCTGGCCCGCCGGGCCGGGGTGGCGGAGGTCTCGATGGGCATGAGCGGCGATTACGATCTGGCCGTGCGTATGGGTGCCACCCACGTCCGCGTGGGCACGGCGCTGTTCGGCGAACGCGCGTCCCACGCGGCGGAGCCGGCCGGAACCCCGGGCGAATCCTGA
- a CDS encoding DUF2269 domain-containing protein, which translates to MDLYDLVKVAHIIGAAVLFGTGAGIAFFMVMAHRSRDAALIAHTAHVVVVADTLFTASAVVVQPITGATLAHLAGYPLFGDWIGLSLVLYLVTGVFWLPVVWMQIRLRDLARTAMRTGQPLPPAYFRLFRVWFAFGFPAFAAVLGIIWLMVTKPSL; encoded by the coding sequence ATGGACCTTTATGACCTGGTCAAGGTGGCCCACATCATCGGCGCCGCCGTCCTGTTCGGCACTGGTGCGGGCATTGCCTTTTTTATGGTGATGGCCCACCGCAGCCGGGACGCGGCCCTGATCGCCCACACCGCCCACGTCGTGGTGGTGGCCGACACCTTGTTCACCGCCAGCGCCGTGGTGGTGCAGCCCATCACCGGCGCCACCTTGGCCCACCTGGCGGGGTATCCGCTGTTCGGCGACTGGATCGGCCTCAGCCTTGTCCTCTATCTGGTCACCGGCGTCTTCTGGCTGCCGGTGGTGTGGATGCAGATCCGCCTGCGTGATCTGGCGCGTACGGCCATGCGTACGGGCCAGCCCCTGCCGCCGGCCTATTTCCGCCTGTTCCGGGTATGGTTCGCTTTCGGTTTTCCCGCCTTCGCCGCCGTGCTGGGCATCATCTGGCTGATGGTGACCAAGCCCTCACTATAA
- a CDS encoding penicillin acylase family protein: MATTTDRRTGRRVLVWLGGIAGVGVVGLVGAFGFGAWSLRASLPQLEGTASIPGMNAAVTVERDEAGVPTLTGPDRTSLVYALGFLHAQERFFQMDLMRRTGAGELADLFGPDAVRFDNPHRLHRFRARAQAAVERASPEEHALLAAYAAGVNAGLDALGHEPFEYAMLRQHPKPWRLEDALLVIDAMYFDLQSSDGWDERRLALATDTLGAPMAGFLYPKGTELDAAVDGSFLPEPPMPDSYTPVINPARTGQADPAPAQNEPLARGSNNWAVGGALTATGAAMVANDMHLGLREPNTWYRARLVVKPAGADAPSLDLIGVTLPGNPLMVVGSNKHVAWGYTDAYADTGDVVILEPVDGDPDRYKTPDGPRTLVKHMEPLCPTTCPSLMVEDSIWGPVVGTDAQGRKLAYRWVAHDMGAEVMTAGVALEQAGSMDEAVAIAHRLPIPNENMMIADTKGNIAWTVVGLVPRRFGHDGTLPASWADGKAGWAGYLSPAEVPVVSNPEKSRLWTANTRVVGGDALAKLGFGTYALGARAGQIRDDLLAKDKFAEQDLMAIQLDDRAPMLDYWQRLMLQALGERVSDPTLANLVAPVESWGGRAAIPSVGYRLVRTFRAALIDRLYQAYTAPLAGAAGEHGGDLVSPQAEGPARRLLTAKPAGLVPPGYKTWDALVDAALKDVRDRIEQNAGGDIARFTWGDRNRLAIHHPLSSIVPSLSPYLDPPVEPVAGDVYQPRVTAPSFGASERLVVSPGHEDTGLFHMPTGQSGHPMSPYYNKGHEDWVQGKPTPLLPGPTRWRLLLAPAPEGTPAKP; the protein is encoded by the coding sequence ATGGCAACGACGACCGACCGCCGCACCGGGCGCCGGGTTCTGGTATGGCTGGGCGGCATCGCCGGGGTGGGCGTCGTGGGCCTGGTCGGCGCGTTCGGCTTCGGGGCGTGGAGCCTGCGGGCCAGCCTGCCGCAGCTGGAGGGCACGGCCAGCATCCCCGGCATGAACGCCGCCGTGACGGTGGAACGGGATGAGGCGGGCGTGCCCACCCTGACCGGTCCCGACCGCACCAGCCTGGTTTATGCCCTGGGTTTCCTGCACGCCCAGGAACGCTTCTTCCAGATGGATTTGATGCGCCGCACGGGCGCCGGCGAACTGGCTGACCTGTTCGGGCCGGACGCCGTGCGGTTTGACAATCCCCACCGCCTGCACCGTTTCCGCGCCCGCGCGCAAGCCGCGGTGGAACGCGCCAGCCCGGAGGAGCACGCCCTGCTGGCCGCCTATGCCGCGGGCGTGAACGCCGGCCTGGACGCCCTGGGCCATGAACCGTTCGAATACGCGATGCTGCGCCAGCATCCCAAGCCCTGGCGGCTGGAAGACGCGCTGCTGGTCATCGACGCCATGTATTTCGACCTGCAATCCAGCGACGGGTGGGATGAACGCCGCCTGGCGCTGGCGACCGACACGCTGGGCGCGCCCATGGCCGGCTTCCTCTACCCCAAGGGGACGGAACTGGACGCGGCGGTGGACGGCAGCTTCCTGCCCGAGCCGCCCATGCCGGACAGCTACACCCCCGTCATCAACCCGGCGCGCACCGGCCAGGCGGACCCGGCGCCGGCGCAAAACGAACCGTTAGCCCGGGGCAGCAACAACTGGGCGGTGGGCGGGGCCCTGACCGCCACCGGCGCCGCCATGGTGGCCAACGACATGCACCTGGGCCTGCGTGAGCCCAACACCTGGTACCGCGCCCGCCTGGTGGTGAAGCCGGCCGGCGCCGACGCGCCCAGCCTGGACCTGATCGGCGTCACCCTGCCGGGCAACCCCTTGATGGTGGTGGGCAGCAACAAGCACGTCGCCTGGGGCTACACCGATGCCTATGCCGATACCGGCGACGTGGTCATCCTGGAACCGGTGGACGGCGACCCCGACCGCTACAAGACGCCGGACGGCCCCCGCACCCTGGTCAAGCATATGGAGCCGCTGTGCCCCACCACCTGCCCCAGCCTGATGGTGGAGGACAGCATCTGGGGCCCCGTGGTCGGCACCGACGCCCAGGGGCGCAAGCTGGCCTATCGCTGGGTGGCGCACGACATGGGGGCGGAGGTGATGACCGCCGGCGTGGCCCTGGAACAGGCGGGGTCGATGGATGAGGCGGTGGCCATCGCCCACCGCCTGCCCATCCCCAATGAAAACATGATGATCGCCGACACCAAGGGCAACATCGCCTGGACGGTGGTGGGCCTGGTGCCGCGCCGCTTCGGCCATGACGGCACGCTACCGGCATCGTGGGCCGACGGCAAGGCCGGCTGGGCCGGCTATCTGTCGCCGGCGGAGGTGCCGGTGGTCTCCAACCCCGAAAAAAGCCGCCTGTGGACCGCCAACACCCGGGTGGTCGGCGGCGACGCCCTGGCCAAGCTGGGCTTCGGCACCTATGCCCTGGGGGCCCGCGCCGGCCAGATCCGCGACGATCTGCTGGCCAAGGACAAGTTCGCCGAACAGGATCTGATGGCCATCCAGCTGGACGACCGCGCGCCCATGCTGGATTACTGGCAGCGCCTGATGCTGCAGGCCCTGGGCGAACGGGTCAGCGACCCGACGCTGGCCAACCTGGTGGCGCCGGTGGAAAGCTGGGGCGGCCGCGCCGCCATCCCGTCCGTGGGCTATCGCCTGGTGCGCACCTTCCGCGCCGCCCTGATCGACCGGCTGTACCAGGCCTACACCGCCCCGCTGGCCGGGGCGGCGGGCGAGCATGGGGGCGACCTGGTCAGCCCGCAGGCGGAAGGCCCGGCCCGGCGCCTGCTGACCGCCAAGCCCGCCGGCCTGGTGCCACCCGGCTACAAGACCTGGGACGCCCTGGTGGACGCCGCCCTGAAGGACGTGCGCGACCGCATTGAGCAGAACGCCGGCGGCGACATCGCCCGCTTCACCTGGGGCGACCGCAACCGCCTGGCCATCCACCACCCGCTGTCCAGCATCGTGCCGTCGCTGTCGCCTTATCTGGACCCGCCGGTGGAACCCGTCGCCGGCGATGTGTACCAGCCGCGCGTGACCGCCCCCAGCTTCGGCGCGTCGGAACGCCTGGTGGTGTCGCCGGGGCATGAGGACACCGGCCTGTTCCACATGCCCACGGGGCAGAGCGGCCACCCCATGTCGCCCTATTACAACAAGGGGCATGAGGACTGGGTGCAGGGCAAACCCACCCCGCTGCTGCCCGGCCCGACACGCTGGCGCCTGCTGCTGGCGCCGGCGCCGGAAGGCACGCCAGCCAAGCCCTGA
- a CDS encoding AbrB/MazE/SpoVT family DNA-binding domain-containing protein, translated as MALTRVFKSGNSQAVRIPAEMAFADLGIELHIARVGDVITIFPARQNLKEAVEALRAMPKPPTVEVREAPDVPDRE; from the coding sequence ATGGCCCTCACGCGCGTTTTCAAATCAGGAAACAGTCAGGCTGTGCGTATCCCGGCTGAAATGGCGTTCGCCGACCTGGGCATCGAATTGCATATCGCGCGCGTCGGCGACGTGATCACCATTTTCCCAGCCCGCCAGAACCTGAAGGAAGCAGTGGAAGCCCTGCGCGCCATGCCCAAACCCCCGACGGTCGAGGTGCGGGAAGCGCCGGACGTGCCGGACAGGGAGTGA
- a CDS encoding RNA pseudouridine synthase, with the protein MTPAEMEARVLYRDALMLIIDKPAGLPVHAGPGGGDNLERYFDALRFGLPRAPTLAHRLDRDTSGCLVLGRHPKALRKLGKLFQDGRVAKTYWAVVAGSPPAKEGHIEASLFKRTNKNGWRMEVVPDGTPDAQASVTDYRVRGRADTPDGPLTWVELYPHTGRTHQIRVHMAHVGCPLLGDPAYGGPKQALGAEQPLHLHSRGIILPLYPSRDPVGAEAPVPAHLRAALKRCGWAGD; encoded by the coding sequence ATGACGCCGGCGGAGATGGAGGCGCGCGTGCTGTACCGCGACGCGCTGATGCTGATCATCGACAAGCCGGCGGGCCTGCCCGTGCACGCCGGCCCCGGCGGCGGCGACAATCTGGAACGCTATTTCGACGCGCTGCGCTTCGGCCTGCCCCGGGCGCCCACCCTGGCCCACCGCCTGGACCGCGACACCAGCGGCTGCCTGGTGCTGGGCCGCCACCCCAAGGCGCTGCGCAAGCTGGGCAAACTGTTCCAGGACGGCCGCGTGGCCAAGACCTACTGGGCGGTGGTGGCGGGGTCGCCCCCGGCCAAGGAGGGCCATATCGAGGCCAGCCTGTTCAAGCGCACCAACAAGAACGGCTGGCGCATGGAGGTGGTGCCCGACGGCACGCCCGACGCGCAGGCCAGCGTCACCGACTACAGGGTGCGCGGCCGGGCGGACACGCCGGACGGCCCCCTGACCTGGGTGGAACTGTACCCCCACACCGGCCGCACCCACCAGATCCGGGTGCACATGGCCCATGTCGGCTGCCCCCTGCTGGGCGATCCGGCCTATGGCGGGCCCAAGCAGGCGCTGGGGGCGGAACAGCCGCTGCACCTGCATTCCCGCGGCATCATCCTGCCGCTGTATCCCAGCCGCGACCCGGTGGGCGCCGAAGCCCCCGTGCCCGCCCACCTGCGGGCAGCGCTGAAGCGCTGCGGCTGGGCGGGGGATTGA
- a CDS encoding glucose dehydrogenase has protein sequence MTTLRRLCLAAALLLLASPAVARVRIGYATDAAQCDGFPAVHLKAAPGLCVGLVAAKLGFARGVAVMGHDIYVVDLGGGWRLGHGRLLRLRDDGRAAPEVLLTGLDEPNVLAPAPDGRLYMSVVGRLVTLDPNAADVKASLRDVVVGLPREGRHPLAAVVLAPDGSLFVNVGSGTDHCEGPGKGKGDDTPPDPAVPCPETVGPAPRGVLLHLTPDLKPGAPPVDVRGMAPYARGLRNAMALGLMPGGQLVAAANARDDISAADPALSDDDVPHDLYLAVRPGADYGWPYCYDNGLPSPEYAKSAGGGPDCQARQAPTLLLPPHSAPLGLLPYMDGSLPGLAGQVLIGLHGYRDTGHRIVALPVDAQGRPTGPLHDVVWGWDVAKDDHPQGAPVVLARLPDGSVLITEDHNGTLLRLARAGG, from the coding sequence ATGACCACTTTGCGCCGTCTTTGCCTGGCTGCCGCCCTGCTGCTGTTGGCGTCGCCGGCCGTGGCCAGGGTGCGCATCGGCTATGCCACGGATGCCGCCCAATGTGATGGCTTCCCCGCCGTGCATCTGAAGGCGGCGCCGGGCCTGTGCGTGGGCCTGGTGGCGGCCAAGCTGGGCTTCGCCCGCGGCGTGGCGGTGATGGGGCATGACATCTATGTCGTCGATCTGGGTGGCGGCTGGCGCCTGGGGCATGGCCGGCTGCTGCGCTTGCGCGACGATGGCCGTGCAGCACCAGAGGTGTTGTTGACCGGGTTGGACGAACCCAACGTACTGGCACCGGCGCCGGACGGCCGCCTGTACATGAGCGTGGTGGGCCGGCTGGTCACCCTGGATCCCAATGCCGCCGACGTGAAGGCCAGTCTGCGCGACGTGGTGGTGGGCCTGCCGCGTGAGGGGCGGCATCCGCTGGCGGCGGTGGTGCTGGCCCCGGACGGGTCGCTGTTCGTCAACGTGGGATCCGGCACCGACCATTGCGAGGGCCCGGGCAAAGGCAAGGGCGACGACACCCCGCCCGACCCCGCCGTGCCCTGCCCCGAAACCGTGGGGCCGGCACCGCGCGGTGTGCTGCTGCACCTGACGCCGGACCTTAAACCCGGCGCGCCGCCGGTGGACGTGCGGGGGATGGCGCCCTATGCCCGGGGCCTGCGCAACGCCATGGCCCTGGGCCTGATGCCGGGCGGGCAACTGGTCGCCGCCGCCAACGCGCGCGACGACATCTCCGCTGCCGACCCGGCGCTGTCGGATGACGACGTGCCCCACGATTTGTACCTGGCGGTGCGGCCCGGCGCCGATTACGGCTGGCCCTATTGTTATGACAACGGCCTGCCCAGCCCGGAGTACGCCAAGTCGGCCGGTGGCGGGCCGGATTGCCAGGCCCGCCAGGCCCCCACCCTGCTGTTGCCGCCGCATTCGGCCCCCCTGGGCCTGCTGCCCTATATGGATGGGTCCTTGCCGGGCCTGGCCGGCCAGGTGCTGATCGGCCTGCACGGTTATCGCGACACCGGCCATCGCATCGTGGCCCTGCCGGTGGATGCCCAGGGGCGCCCCACCGGGCCCCTGCATGACGTGGTCTGGGGCTGGGACGTGGCCAAGGACGACCATCCCCAGGGCGCACCGGTGGTGCTGGCCCGCCTGCCCGACGGCAGCGTTTTGATCACCGAGGACCACAACGGCACCCTCTTGCGCTTGGCCCGTGCCGGTGGCTAG
- a CDS encoding DCC1-like thiol-disulfide oxidoreductase family protein, translating into MSPYSYRADPAVPSFPDDRPVLVFDGHCVMCSGFARFVLRHDRRRRFRLLAAQTPLGTALYRHYGLDPVDYQSNLVLEDGVLRLKSDGSMAVFEALGLPWSLMAVGRVLPVGVRDALYSIVARNRLRWFGKREVCYLPTPDERDRFIA; encoded by the coding sequence ATGTCCCCCTACAGCTATCGCGCCGACCCGGCGGTGCCGTCCTTCCCTGATGACCGGCCCGTCCTCGTCTTCGATGGGCATTGCGTGATGTGTTCCGGCTTCGCCCGGTTCGTCCTGCGGCACGACCGGCGGCGGCGTTTCCGCTTGCTGGCGGCGCAGACGCCGCTGGGCACGGCGCTTTACCGCCATTACGGGCTGGATCCAGTGGATTACCAGAGCAACCTGGTGCTGGAGGACGGCGTGCTGCGGCTGAAGTCCGACGGCTCCATGGCTGTGTTCGAGGCGCTGGGCTTGCCCTGGTCGCTGATGGCGGTGGGGCGCGTCCTGCCCGTGGGCGTACGCGACGCCCTCTACAGCATTGTCGCACGCAACCGCCTGCGCTGGTTCGGCAAACGCGAGGTCTGCTACCTTCCCACCCCGGACGAACGCGACCGGTTCATCGCCTAG
- a CDS encoding type II toxin-antitoxin system VapC family toxin translates to MAYLIDTNIAIHARDGTDAVLEKLAQHSGAVLLSALSLAELQRGLYKDPAHTGLRQQRLAILLPHLPILPFDGAAAAAYGRIIAQCGWVKGRDYDRMIAAHAISTGSILVTNNRADFQDIPGLTLEDWTIP, encoded by the coding sequence TTGGCTTATCTGATCGATACCAATATCGCCATCCATGCCCGTGACGGGACGGATGCGGTACTGGAGAAACTGGCCCAGCATTCCGGCGCCGTCCTGTTGTCGGCCTTGAGCCTCGCTGAATTGCAGAGGGGGCTTTACAAAGATCCCGCCCATACAGGACTACGCCAGCAGCGGTTGGCTATCTTGCTGCCTCACCTACCCATCCTGCCGTTCGATGGGGCGGCTGCGGCGGCCTACGGACGGATCATCGCCCAATGCGGATGGGTCAAGGGCCGGGACTATGATCGCATGATCGCCGCGCACGCCATCAGCACAGGTTCCATCCTGGTGACGAACAACCGTGCTGACTTTCAGGATATCCCCGGCCTGACGCTGGAAGACTGGACGATCCCCTAA
- a CDS encoding putative quinol monooxygenase, translating into MIAQLIRLEVAEGAREKVLALQEVNVRESRAEPGCRRFDFAAAKDEPGVYFLWEVFADQAALDAHYATPHFRAWKAWMDAQAEGTLVRTRFPLDVLGF; encoded by the coding sequence ATGATCGCCCAACTGATCCGCCTGGAAGTGGCCGAGGGTGCCCGGGAAAAGGTCCTGGCGCTGCAGGAGGTCAATGTACGTGAAAGCCGGGCGGAGCCCGGCTGTCGCCGTTTCGATTTCGCCGCCGCCAAGGATGAACCCGGCGTCTATTTCCTGTGGGAGGTGTTTGCCGACCAGGCGGCGCTGGACGCCCATTACGCCACCCCCCATTTCCGGGCCTGGAAGGCGTGGATGGATGCCCAGGCGGAGGGCACGCTGGTCCGCACCCGCTTTCCGCTGGACGTGCTCGGCTTCTGA
- a CDS encoding SDR family oxidoreductase, giving the protein MRILVIGAYGLIGTCVVARLRGDGHTVVGAGRSVAIAVRCQPDMSWVAIDLATADEADWAPLLTGVDAVVNCAGALQDSPRDDLRAVHVDGVARLVAACMQAGVRRLVHISAAGVAPGRGLGTRGDAFNDSKLATETLLRDSTLDWIILRPGLVLAPAAYGGSALLRGLAAFPIVLPVVHAESQVQVVAATDVALAVARAVLPETSARRTIDLVHAEVITLADLVTRLRRWLGLPAARLLPLPPRWARLAARAADALAWAGWRSPLRTATLEQLRGGISGDGGAMARDLDLVPLGLDQMLAAGPAGVQERWFAKIYFLKPAMLAMLSFFWTVSGLVGLLRVPAAAAVLTTAGMAPGLATLAVVAGSVIDVALGVGVAFRRWAATALRGMVLLSVAYMAGGTLWRPDLWLDPMGPFLKTLPAAMLALVALALLDER; this is encoded by the coding sequence ATGCGCATCCTGGTCATCGGCGCCTATGGCCTGATCGGCACCTGCGTCGTGGCGCGCCTGCGCGGCGATGGCCACACGGTGGTGGGCGCGGGGCGCAGCGTTGCCATCGCCGTCCGGTGCCAGCCGGATATGAGCTGGGTGGCCATCGACCTTGCCACCGCCGATGAGGCGGACTGGGCCCCCTTGCTGACCGGCGTGGACGCCGTGGTCAATTGCGCCGGCGCCTTGCAGGATAGTCCCCGCGACGATCTGCGGGCGGTACATGTCGACGGCGTGGCGCGGCTGGTCGCGGCCTGCATGCAGGCGGGCGTACGGCGCCTGGTCCACATTTCCGCCGCCGGCGTGGCGCCTGGGCGGGGGCTGGGCACGCGGGGCGATGCCTTCAACGACAGCAAACTCGCCACCGAAACGCTGCTGCGCGACAGCACGCTGGACTGGATCATCCTGCGCCCCGGCCTGGTGCTGGCGCCGGCCGCCTATGGCGGCAGCGCCTTGCTGCGCGGGCTGGCCGCCTTCCCCATCGTGCTGCCCGTGGTGCACGCGGAATCCCAGGTCCAGGTGGTGGCGGCGACCGATGTGGCGCTGGCCGTGGCCCGCGCCGTGCTGCCGGAGACGTCCGCCCGCCGCACCATCGATCTGGTCCATGCTGAAGTGATCACCCTGGCAGACTTGGTGACCAGGCTGCGCCGCTGGCTGGGTTTGCCGGCGGCGCGCCTGTTGCCCCTGCCCCCACGATGGGCGCGGCTGGCGGCGCGGGCGGCCGACGCGTTGGCTTGGGCGGGCTGGCGCAGCCCCTTGCGCACCGCCACGCTGGAGCAGTTGCGCGGCGGCATTTCCGGCGACGGTGGGGCCATGGCGCGTGACCTCGACCTTGTGCCCCTGGGCCTGGACCAGATGCTGGCCGCCGGGCCGGCCGGGGTTCAGGAACGTTGGTTCGCCAAAATTTATTTCCTGAAGCCGGCAATGCTGGCGATGCTATCATTTTTCTGGACCGTCTCCGGTCTGGTCGGCCTGCTGCGCGTGCCGGCCGCTGCCGCCGTGCTGACCACAGCCGGCATGGCGCCCGGTCTTGCCACCCTGGCGGTGGTGGCGGGATCGGTGATCGACGTGGCTCTGGGCGTGGGTGTCGCCTTTCGCCGGTGGGCGGCGACCGCCTTGCGGGGCATGGTCCTGTTGTCGGTGGCGTACATGGCGGGCGGTACGCTGTGGCGGCCGGATTTGTGGCTGGACCCCATGGGTCCGTTCCTGAAGACTTTGCCGGCCGCCATGTTGGCCCTGGTCGCCCTGGCTTTGCTGGATGAGCGCTGA
- the kynU gene encoding kynureninase: MAWTRDDSAALDAQDPVAACRDAFDLPPGLIYLDGNSLGALPKATRARLARVVDQEWGRDLIRSWNSADWITLPARVGDLIAPLVGAAKGEVIAADSTSVNLFKMAAGALKLRPGRRVILSEPGNFPTDLYVMQGLAELLGDGVEVRTVPPDGLAEALTEDVALLLLTHVHYKTGRVHDMAALTAQAHAVGALTLWDLSHSAGALAVDLNGCDADLAVGCGYKYLNGGPGAPAFLFVAARHQDAIRPPLSGWMGHAAPFQFGDDYRPASGITRHLCGTPAILGLSALEEGVKILAGVDRTALFAKSRRLGDLFLDLVDQRLGAHGFQILCPRDSAGRGSQISLGHEHGYAIVQALIERGVIGDFRAPDVLRFGFAPLYIRYVDVWDAVAHLVDIMETGVWKEARFHARAAVT, encoded by the coding sequence ATGGCCTGGACGCGTGACGACTCGGCGGCGCTGGACGCCCAGGACCCGGTGGCCGCCTGCCGCGACGCGTTCGACCTGCCCCCCGGCCTCATCTACCTGGACGGCAATTCCCTGGGCGCCCTGCCCAAGGCGACACGGGCCCGCCTGGCCCGGGTGGTGGACCAGGAATGGGGCCGCGACCTGATCCGCAGCTGGAACAGCGCCGACTGGATCACCCTGCCGGCCCGCGTCGGCGACCTGATCGCCCCGCTGGTGGGGGCGGCGAAGGGTGAGGTCATCGCCGCCGACAGCACGTCGGTCAATTTGTTCAAAATGGCGGCGGGCGCCTTGAAACTGCGGCCCGGCCGGCGGGTCATCCTGTCGGAACCCGGCAATTTCCCCACCGACCTCTACGTCATGCAGGGCTTGGCCGAATTGCTGGGCGACGGGGTGGAGGTGCGCACCGTCCCGCCCGATGGCCTGGCCGAGGCGTTGACTGAGGACGTCGCCCTGCTGCTGCTGACCCACGTGCATTACAAGACGGGCCGGGTGCACGACATGGCGGCCCTGACCGCCCAGGCGCACGCCGTGGGTGCCTTGACCCTGTGGGACCTGTCGCACAGCGCCGGCGCGCTGGCGGTGGACCTCAATGGCTGCGATGCCGACCTGGCGGTGGGCTGCGGCTATAAATATCTGAACGGCGGCCCCGGCGCCCCGGCCTTCCTGTTCGTGGCCGCGCGCCACCAGGATGCGATCCGCCCGCCCCTGTCCGGCTGGATGGGCCACGCCGCCCCCTTCCAGTTCGGCGACGATTACCGCCCGGCATCCGGCATCACCCGCCACCTCTGCGGCACGCCGGCCATCCTGGGCCTGTCGGCGCTGGAGGAGGGGGTGAAGATCCTGGCCGGCGTGGACCGGACCGCCCTCTTCGCCAAGTCCCGCCGCCTGGGCGACCTGTTCCTGGACCTGGTGGACCAGCGCCTGGGCGCCCACGGCTTCCAAATCCTCTGCCCGCGTGACAGTGCCGGGCGCGGCAGCCAGATCAGCCTAGGGCATGAACACGGCTACGCCATCGTCCAGGCGCTGATCGAGCGCGGCGTCATCGGCGACTTCCGCGCCCCCGACGTCCTGCGCTTCGGCTTCGCCCCGCTCTATATCCGGTATGTGGACGTGTGGGACGCGGTGGCGCACCTGGTGGACATCATGGAAACGGGCGTGTGGAAAGAAGCGCGCTTCCACGCGCGGGCGGCGGTGACGTGA